A DNA window from Chelativorans sp. AA-79 contains the following coding sequences:
- a CDS encoding peroxiredoxin, with protein sequence MAVPDKGDMAPDFELQQDGGRTFRLSDLRGKPVVLYFYPKDDTSTCTAQAIEFSARKGEFDALGIPVIGLSPDTLKSHDKFRAKHDLAIDLLADPEKKVVQDYGVWTEKSMYGRTYMGVERSTFLIAPDGRVAEVWRKVRLKGHLDAVLRAARALAAPGT encoded by the coding sequence ATGGCCGTACCGGACAAGGGCGATATGGCGCCCGATTTCGAACTGCAGCAGGATGGCGGGCGCACATTTCGGTTGTCTGACCTCCGTGGCAAGCCGGTCGTGCTCTACTTCTATCCAAAGGACGACACGAGCACCTGCACGGCACAGGCCATCGAGTTCTCGGCCCGGAAAGGCGAGTTCGACGCACTCGGGATTCCGGTCATCGGCCTTTCGCCCGATACGCTGAAGAGCCACGACAAGTTCAGGGCCAAGCACGACCTTGCGATCGACCTTCTGGCCGATCCCGAAAAGAAGGTCGTGCAGGACTACGGCGTGTGGACGGAAAAGAGCATGTATGGCCGCACCTATATGGGCGTGGAGCGCAGCACCTTTCTGATCGCACCCGACGGCCGCGTCGCGGAAGTCTGGCGCAAGGTGCGGCTCAAGGGCCATCTGGACGCGGTTCTCAGGGCCGCCCGGGCGCTCGCGGCTCCCGGCACATAA
- a CDS encoding peptidoglycan DD-metalloendopeptidase family protein yields the protein MVLASGALVALLAATCLYLVVRDDFIGKAAAHRARLQETYENRIFALEAEIERLTSRQTAEQESLQRRITELLERQERLSERHSWLGPVLERAEDLRATGEPIPFPTPRPEVRASIDEDEIDHAAITGSAFAGSAAPNIHWPIRGGGEAGRTDALFHALDRSLRDLETEQTAEIGRLADETYQTVEAIGSALEAAGIEMAGRHGEEGAGGPLIAAMGGTPFEERVRELEEALDRLESVKRTVRRLPIISPVPGAAVTSGFGMRRDPLLGRPAYHPGLDLRAAPGSPVRAAAAGTIVEAGWNGGYGRMIEIDHGDGMRTRYAHLSGMLVRKGDKVSDGEVIGRVGSSGRSTGPHLHYEVRKGGVPVNPQKFMTAGQSLGKLL from the coding sequence ATGGTGTTGGCTTCAGGCGCGCTGGTCGCACTGCTGGCGGCTACCTGCCTCTATCTTGTGGTGCGTGACGACTTCATCGGGAAAGCGGCCGCGCACCGCGCGCGCCTGCAGGAAACCTATGAGAATCGGATCTTCGCACTCGAGGCGGAGATCGAACGCCTCACCAGTCGGCAGACCGCGGAACAGGAAAGCTTGCAGCGCCGCATAACGGAACTGCTCGAAAGACAGGAGCGCCTTTCCGAGCGGCACAGCTGGCTCGGCCCCGTTCTGGAACGCGCCGAAGACCTGAGAGCGACGGGGGAGCCCATCCCCTTCCCCACGCCGCGCCCGGAGGTCCGTGCCTCGATCGATGAAGACGAGATCGACCATGCCGCGATCACGGGCAGCGCTTTTGCCGGCAGCGCGGCGCCGAATATCCATTGGCCGATCCGAGGCGGAGGAGAGGCCGGGCGCACGGACGCGCTTTTCCATGCCCTCGACCGCTCATTGCGCGATCTGGAAACGGAGCAGACGGCAGAGATCGGCAGGCTTGCCGACGAAACCTACCAGACCGTGGAGGCCATCGGCAGCGCACTGGAGGCAGCCGGAATCGAGATGGCCGGCCGACATGGCGAAGAAGGTGCCGGCGGGCCACTGATCGCGGCAATGGGCGGCACACCGTTTGAAGAACGGGTGCGGGAACTGGAAGAGGCGCTCGATCGGCTTGAGAGCGTGAAGCGCACCGTGCGTCGCCTCCCCATCATCTCGCCCGTACCGGGAGCCGCCGTCACCAGCGGTTTCGGGATGCGCCGGGATCCGCTTCTCGGACGCCCCGCCTATCATCCCGGCCTGGACTTGCGCGCCGCGCCGGGTTCTCCCGTGCGCGCGGCCGCTGCCGGAACGATCGTCGAAGCGGGCTGGAACGGCGGCTATGGCCGCATGATCGAAATCGATCACGGCGACGGCATGCGTACCCGCTATGCCCATTTGAGCGGGATGCTGGTTCGTAAGGGGGACAAGGTCAGCGATGGCGAGGTCATCGGCCGCGTCGGAAGCAGCGGGCGCTCCACCGGCCCGCATCTTCATTACGAGGTGCGCAAGGGCGGCGTGCCCGTCAATCCGCAGAAATTCATGACCGCAGGGCAAAGCCTCGGCAAGCTTCTGTAG
- a CDS encoding MFS transporter has product MSHSYRWVIVGAGALMGCVAVGTMFSLAIFLEPIGTDTLWSRAGISSAMTLNFIVMGLGGFAWGAASDRFGARIVVLAGAMLLGLALVLSSRATSLLEFQLTYGVLVGLSASAFFAPMIAATTAWFEENRGLAVSLVSAGMGVAPMTISPLARWLISAYDWRTAMFAIGILAWTLLLPTALLVRRPPAPAASEAASGLSAGNSGMSVMQALRSPQFLVLGFTFFACCAAHSGPIFHMVSYAMVCGIAPMAAVSIYSVEGLAGLGGRLLFGVMADRLGVKQVLVTGLMVQALAIAAYLFVSRLEAFYALAVLFGAVYGGVMPLYAVLAREYFGQRILGTVFGAATMLSSLGMAFGPLAGGWVFDTFQSYAWLFIGSAIVGLGAVGIALGFPPLARTRLQPA; this is encoded by the coding sequence ATGAGCCATTCCTATCGTTGGGTGATCGTCGGCGCAGGCGCGCTGATGGGCTGCGTTGCCGTCGGGACGATGTTCTCGCTGGCGATCTTCCTGGAGCCGATCGGCACGGACACGCTTTGGTCCCGCGCCGGGATATCGAGCGCCATGACGCTCAATTTCATCGTCATGGGGCTCGGGGGCTTCGCCTGGGGCGCGGCGAGCGACCGTTTCGGCGCCCGCATCGTCGTTCTGGCAGGCGCCATGCTGCTGGGGCTTGCGCTGGTGCTTTCCAGCCGGGCCACCTCGCTGCTCGAATTCCAATTGACCTACGGGGTCCTCGTCGGCCTGTCCGCGAGCGCCTTCTTCGCGCCAATGATCGCCGCCACCACCGCCTGGTTCGAAGAGAACCGCGGACTTGCCGTTTCTCTGGTATCGGCCGGGATGGGCGTCGCGCCGATGACGATCTCGCCCCTCGCGCGTTGGCTGATCTCCGCCTATGACTGGCGTACGGCCATGTTCGCCATCGGCATCCTGGCCTGGACGCTGCTTCTGCCAACGGCTCTGCTCGTCCGCCGTCCGCCGGCTCCCGCCGCCAGCGAAGCCGCATCCGGGCTTTCTGCCGGGAACAGCGGAATGTCGGTCATGCAGGCATTGCGCTCACCGCAGTTCCTCGTTCTCGGCTTCACCTTCTTCGCCTGCTGCGCGGCCCATTCCGGCCCGATCTTCCATATGGTGAGCTATGCGATGGTCTGCGGCATCGCCCCGATGGCGGCCGTGAGCATCTACAGCGTCGAGGGGCTCGCGGGACTGGGAGGGCGGCTCCTCTTCGGCGTGATGGCGGACCGCCTCGGCGTCAAGCAGGTGCTGGTCACAGGCCTGATGGTGCAGGCACTCGCGATCGCAGCCTATCTTTTCGTGAGCAGGCTTGAGGCCTTCTATGCGCTCGCCGTTCTATTCGGCGCCGTCTATGGCGGCGTGATGCCGCTTTATGCGGTGCTTGCCCGCGAGTATTTCGGGCAGCGCATCCTGGGCACCGTGTTTGGCGCGGCCACCATGCTATCGAGCCTGGGAATGGCCTTCGGACCGCTCGCCGGCGGCTGGGTGTTCGACACGTTCCAGAGCTATGCCTGGCTCTTCATCGGTTCGGCCATCGTGGGGCTGGGCGCCGTCGGTATCGCCCTCGGCTTCCCGCCGCTGGCGCGCACCCGGCTGCAGCCTGCATAA
- the tig gene encoding trigger factor: MQVSETLNSGLKREIKVTVPAEDMEARLTARLEDAKNKVRLKGFRPGKVPLQHLRRMYGKSFMAEVVNEILNDSSRTIISERGEKPAMQPEISMTEDEKEAEKVLAGAADFEFSMSYEVIPPIEIKDFSNIKITRPVYDVPEEEVEEQVKRVADSVRTYEPKKGKAEKGDKVTLDYSGKLDGEPFEGGSATDSEVVIGHGQFIPGFEEELTGLKAGDTKSFKITFPESYAAEHLAGKEAEFEVTVKQVASAEELTIDDELAKKLGLESADKLREIIRGQLESQFGQMTRQKAKRQLLDALDETYKFEAPSKLVQAEFDNIWSQVTRDLESAGRTFEDEDTTEEEARAEYQRLAERRVRLGLVLAQIGEEANVQVSDDEMQRALIDSIRRYPANQQQEIYEFYRQNPQALASVRAPLFEEKVVDQLLSQVDVTDKKVSREELLAEEEEGEEKKPKETAKKKAAPKKKAAKKDDAE; the protein is encoded by the coding sequence ATGCAGGTTAGCGAGACGCTCAATTCCGGTCTTAAGCGCGAGATCAAGGTCACCGTGCCGGCCGAGGATATGGAAGCCCGCCTCACGGCGCGCCTGGAGGATGCCAAGAACAAGGTGCGGCTCAAGGGCTTCCGCCCGGGCAAGGTGCCGCTGCAGCATCTGCGCCGCATGTATGGCAAGTCCTTCATGGCCGAGGTGGTGAACGAGATCCTCAACGATTCCTCTCGCACCATCATTTCCGAGCGCGGCGAGAAGCCCGCCATGCAGCCGGAAATCTCCATGACGGAGGACGAGAAGGAGGCCGAGAAGGTGCTCGCCGGCGCGGCGGATTTCGAGTTCTCGATGTCCTACGAGGTGATTCCGCCGATCGAGATCAAGGACTTCTCCAACATCAAGATCACCCGGCCGGTCTACGACGTGCCGGAGGAGGAGGTGGAGGAACAGGTCAAGCGCGTGGCCGACTCCGTGCGCACCTACGAGCCCAAGAAGGGCAAGGCGGAGAAGGGGGACAAGGTCACGCTGGACTATTCGGGCAAGCTGGACGGGGAACCCTTCGAGGGCGGGTCCGCCACCGATTCCGAGGTCGTGATCGGCCATGGCCAGTTCATCCCCGGCTTCGAGGAGGAACTGACCGGCCTGAAGGCGGGCGACACCAAGTCATTCAAGATCACCTTCCCCGAATCCTATGCGGCCGAGCATCTGGCCGGCAAGGAAGCCGAGTTCGAAGTGACCGTGAAGCAGGTGGCCTCGGCCGAGGAGCTCACCATCGATGACGAGCTCGCCAAGAAGCTCGGCCTGGAATCGGCCGACAAGCTGCGCGAGATCATCCGCGGGCAGCTCGAGAGCCAGTTCGGCCAGATGACGCGGCAGAAGGCCAAGCGGCAGCTTCTCGATGCGCTCGACGAGACCTACAAGTTCGAGGCGCCGTCCAAGCTTGTTCAGGCCGAGTTCGACAATATCTGGTCGCAGGTGACGCGTGACCTCGAGTCCGCCGGCCGCACCTTCGAGGATGAAGATACCACCGAGGAGGAGGCGCGCGCGGAATATCAGCGCCTTGCCGAACGCCGGGTGCGCCTCGGCCTCGTTCTGGCGCAGATCGGCGAAGAGGCGAACGTCCAGGTCTCCGATGACGAGATGCAGCGCGCGCTGATCGATTCGATCCGCCGCTATCCCGCGAACCAGCAGCAGGAGATCTACGAATTCTATCGCCAGAACCCGCAGGCGCTCGCCTCGGTCCGCGCCCCTCTCTTCGAGGAGAAGGTCGTCGATCAGCTCCTGTCGCAGGTCGACGTGACGGACAAGAAGGTGAGCCGCGAGGAACTCCTGGCCGAGGAAGAGGAAGGCGAGGAAAAAAAGCCGAAGGAAACGGCCAAGAAGAAGGCCGCACCCAAGAAGAAGGCCGCCAAGAAGGACGACGCCGAGTAA
- a CDS encoding DUF1127 domain-containing protein — MNLIRNYRNWRRYRQTVNELSRLSTRELSDLGIARGDIPYVARKSV, encoded by the coding sequence ATGAACCTGATCCGCAATTATCGTAACTGGCGCCGCTACCGGCAGACAGTCAACGAGCTGAGCCGCCTCTCCACCCGCGAGCTCAGCGACCTGGGCATCGCCCGCGGCGATATTCCCTACGTGGCCCGCAAGTCGGTCTAA
- the trmFO gene encoding methylenetetrahydrofolate--tRNA-(uracil(54)-C(5))-methyltransferase (FADH(2)-oxidizing) TrmFO — protein sequence MDKAPIHVIGGGLAGSEAAWQAAEAGVPVILHEMRPVRGTDAHKTDGLAELVCSNSFRSDDAETNAVGLLHAEMRLAGSLIMRAGDANQVPAGGALAVDREGFSQAVTRFLEEHPLITIVREEVSGLPPVEWDQAIIATGPLTAPSLAEAIRAATGAEALAFFDAIAPIVHFDTIDMNVCWFQSRYDKTGPGGTGKDYINCPMDKAEYEAFIQALLDGEKTAFKEWEGTPYFDGCLPIEVMAERGPETLRHGPMKPMGLTNAHKPDEKPYAVVQLRQDNALGTLYNIVGFQTKLKYGEQARIFRMIPGLENAEFARLGGLHRNTYINSPVLLDGTLQLKSRHGLRFAGQITGCEGYVESAAMGLMAGRFAAAARSGRAITPPPPTTAFGALINHITGGHILSADEPGKRSFQPMNVNFGLFPPVEAPRSEGKRLRGKEKTIAKKRAITARALADCSAWLGLATRAAAE from the coding sequence ATGGACAAGGCACCTATTCATGTGATCGGAGGCGGGCTCGCGGGTTCGGAAGCTGCATGGCAGGCGGCGGAAGCCGGCGTACCGGTGATCCTGCACGAGATGCGGCCCGTGCGCGGGACCGATGCGCACAAGACCGACGGGCTCGCCGAGCTCGTGTGCTCCAACTCGTTCCGCTCGGACGACGCCGAGACGAATGCTGTCGGCCTGCTGCACGCCGAGATGCGGCTTGCCGGCTCGCTGATCATGCGCGCCGGCGATGCGAACCAGGTGCCGGCCGGCGGCGCGCTCGCGGTCGACCGCGAGGGCTTCTCGCAGGCAGTGACGCGCTTTCTCGAAGAACACCCGCTGATCACGATCGTGCGCGAAGAGGTTTCCGGTCTGCCACCGGTCGAATGGGACCAGGCCATCATCGCCACCGGCCCCCTCACCGCCCCTTCGCTCGCCGAGGCGATCCGCGCGGCCACCGGCGCGGAGGCGCTCGCATTCTTCGATGCCATCGCGCCGATCGTCCATTTCGACACCATCGACATGAATGTCTGCTGGTTCCAGTCCCGTTACGACAAGACGGGGCCGGGGGGCACGGGCAAGGACTATATCAATTGTCCGATGGACAAGGCTGAATATGAGGCCTTCATCCAGGCGCTGCTCGACGGAGAGAAGACGGCATTCAAGGAGTGGGAGGGCACGCCCTATTTCGACGGCTGCCTTCCCATCGAGGTGATGGCGGAGCGCGGGCCGGAAACCCTGCGCCACGGGCCGATGAAGCCCATGGGCCTCACCAATGCGCACAAGCCGGATGAAAAGCCCTACGCCGTGGTGCAACTGCGCCAGGACAACGCGCTGGGCACGCTCTACAACATCGTGGGCTTCCAGACGAAACTGAAATATGGCGAGCAGGCGCGCATCTTCCGCATGATCCCCGGGCTGGAGAACGCGGAGTTCGCCCGGCTCGGCGGCCTGCACCGAAACACCTATATCAATTCCCCTGTCCTGCTGGACGGGACACTTCAGTTGAAATCGCGGCACGGCCTGCGCTTCGCCGGCCAGATCACCGGTTGCGAAGGCTATGTGGAGAGCGCTGCGATGGGCCTGATGGCGGGCCGGTTCGCGGCTGCGGCACGATCGGGCCGCGCCATCACGCCTCCGCCACCGACAACGGCCTTCGGCGCGCTCATCAACCACATCACCGGCGGCCATATCCTCTCGGCGGACGAGCCGGGAAAGCGTTCCTTCCAGCCGATGAACGTGAATTTCGGTCTCTTTCCGCCCGTGGAGGCGCCCAGATCGGAAGGCAAGCGCCTGCGCGGAAAGGAAAAGACGATCGCCAAGAAGCGCGCGATCACGGCGCGTGCACTCGCGGACTGCAGCGCATGGCTGGGTCTGGCCACGCGCGCCGCTGCCGAGTAG
- a CDS encoding DUF4153 domain-containing protein, translated as MTALAELKTGGTGWRHVILEMLTGLRAALLRFPIPVLFLAAATIQALLLIADIHLVRFEAEPGEPEVDIVFGLAGGALAALAACLFGETHGLSSPVKAVAGLAAGIAAATLLAFADTFLAIEWTLLSALVGLVLVAPFIGRGTSGSFWMFSAHVAFAALLGILALLLFAGGISAILASLTVLFGLTVPDDLYSYVWTFTGLFAAPLFAMGQFPDGFDEQPNQVLAGFMDRGMRALGDFVAAPLLIVYAVILHLYALKIVVTGEVPEGQIGWLVLVYGLCIFGALLVVNPFFDRARAPTRLFLRLWPFFLPIPLVLLFYALGVRIGAYGVTPERYLLGLFGLVTAAILAVQLLPRLRGDIRVIAGIPIAALILGSFGPQGAVGVSLSSQAGRFLAIARNPPVEGNRHEEALAALRFLDSHRALARVAPEGTAISYEAGGGYRATALAWGLDPSKAAAGPRGITFVEGSGPTVSMVAGFDVIVQNLQLAINEDSAVSADLPSGTKLTFTLEPDAVIIARGEERTRFPIGQQEIERIAREDHGNKVEIRLESSGRRVLVLPSYLYADIGEPSKLQNLQGTVLLRAEDWR; from the coding sequence ATGACCGCGTTGGCGGAATTGAAGACTGGTGGTACCGGCTGGCGGCACGTCATCCTCGAAATGCTCACCGGCCTGCGGGCGGCTCTTCTCCGCTTCCCCATTCCTGTCCTGTTTCTCGCCGCCGCGACGATACAGGCCCTTCTGCTGATCGCCGACATCCATCTCGTTCGTTTCGAGGCAGAGCCGGGCGAGCCCGAAGTGGATATCGTGTTCGGCTTGGCGGGCGGAGCTCTTGCGGCACTCGCCGCATGCCTTTTTGGCGAGACGCATGGCCTCTCTTCGCCGGTAAAGGCGGTGGCGGGACTTGCAGCCGGCATCGCGGCCGCAACGCTGCTCGCCTTCGCGGACACTTTTCTCGCGATCGAATGGACGCTGCTGAGCGCCCTCGTCGGCCTCGTCCTTGTCGCACCCTTCATCGGCCGCGGCACGAGCGGCTCCTTCTGGATGTTCTCGGCTCACGTCGCCTTCGCGGCGCTTCTCGGCATATTGGCCCTGCTGCTCTTCGCCGGCGGGATCTCGGCCATCCTGGCGAGCCTCACCGTCCTGTTCGGCCTGACGGTGCCTGACGATCTCTACAGCTATGTCTGGACCTTCACCGGCCTATTCGCCGCCCCGTTGTTTGCCATGGGACAGTTCCCGGACGGGTTCGACGAGCAGCCGAACCAGGTACTGGCCGGCTTCATGGATCGCGGCATGCGGGCCCTGGGCGATTTCGTCGCCGCGCCCCTCCTGATCGTCTATGCGGTCATCCTGCATCTCTATGCGCTGAAGATCGTGGTGACCGGAGAGGTGCCCGAGGGGCAGATCGGCTGGCTCGTGCTCGTCTACGGCCTGTGCATCTTCGGCGCGCTCCTCGTGGTCAACCCGTTCTTCGACCGGGCCCGCGCGCCGACGCGCCTTTTCCTGCGTCTATGGCCGTTCTTCCTGCCGATACCGCTTGTGCTCTTGTTTTATGCCCTTGGCGTGAGGATCGGCGCCTATGGCGTGACGCCGGAACGCTATCTGCTCGGGCTTTTCGGCCTGGTGACTGCCGCTATCCTGGCCGTTCAGCTTTTACCCCGTCTGCGCGGCGACATCCGTGTGATCGCCGGGATCCCGATCGCCGCCCTTATCCTCGGCAGCTTCGGGCCGCAGGGTGCCGTGGGCGTTTCCCTTTCGAGCCAGGCTGGCCGCTTCCTTGCAATCGCAAGGAACCCGCCGGTCGAAGGAAACCGCCATGAGGAAGCGCTGGCTGCGTTGCGGTTTCTCGACAGCCACAGGGCTCTCGCACGCGTGGCGCCGGAAGGGACCGCTATATCCTACGAAGCGGGTGGAGGTTACAGGGCGACGGCGCTGGCCTGGGGGCTCGATCCTTCGAAAGCCGCTGCGGGACCGAGAGGAATCACATTCGTCGAGGGCTCCGGCCCGACGGTTTCCATGGTGGCGGGATTCGATGTGATCGTGCAGAACCTGCAATTGGCGATAAACGAAGATTCTGCCGTTTCGGCGGACCTGCCTTCCGGAACCAAGCTCACCTTCACCCTGGAGCCGGACGCGGTGATCATCGCGAGAGGCGAGGAGCGGACGCGCTTCCCCATAGGGCAGCAAGAGATCGAGCGGATCGCGCGCGAGGATCATGGCAACAAGGTCGAGATCCGACTTGAGTCGAGCGGTCGCAGGGTCCTCGTCCTGCCGTCCTACCTCTATGCGGATATCGGAGAGCCCTCGAAGCTGCAGAATCTCCAGGGCACGGTCCTGCTTCGGGCCGAGGACTGGCGTTGA
- a CDS encoding phytoene/squalene synthase family protein: MDRYLAALYAPVEKRGALFALYAFNAEIAAVRDRVSQPLPGEIRLQWWRDTLAGTDTMVEAAGHPVAVALLDAVRTYRLPLEPFQNMIEARIFDLYDDPMPSRTDLEGYCGETASALIQLAALALDPDAAARTAALAGHAGCAQAITGLLRLLPIHRRRGQCYVPLDLLQAAGTTRDGLVSGDDRAGAARAVSAMAALGREHLAAFKGGAGALPATLRPAYLPLALTGAYLDRLQSGTVDPLEESAMLSIPRRHWLLLRHAMRGW, encoded by the coding sequence ATGGACCGCTATCTCGCGGCCCTCTACGCTCCGGTGGAAAAGCGCGGTGCCCTTTTTGCTCTCTATGCCTTCAATGCCGAAATCGCGGCCGTCCGGGACCGTGTGAGCCAGCCGCTCCCGGGAGAAATCCGCTTGCAATGGTGGCGAGACACGCTTGCCGGCACGGACACCATGGTGGAAGCCGCAGGGCACCCGGTGGCGGTCGCTCTTCTCGACGCCGTCCGCACCTACCGTCTTCCCCTGGAACCCTTCCAGAACATGATCGAGGCGCGGATCTTCGACCTTTATGACGACCCCATGCCGAGCCGGACCGACCTGGAGGGCTATTGCGGCGAGACCGCTTCGGCGCTGATCCAGCTTGCGGCTCTCGCCCTCGATCCGGATGCTGCGGCCAGAACTGCCGCGCTGGCCGGCCATGCCGGCTGTGCCCAGGCGATCACGGGGCTTCTGCGGCTGTTGCCAATCCATCGCCGGCGCGGCCAGTGCTATGTCCCGCTTGACCTTCTCCAGGCCGCGGGGACCACCCGCGACGGCCTCGTCTCGGGCGATGACCGCGCGGGCGCGGCGCGGGCCGTCTCCGCCATGGCCGCGCTTGGGCGGGAACATCTCGCCGCCTTCAAAGGCGGGGCAGGGGCGCTCCCCGCCACGCTGCGTCCGGCCTACCTGCCCCTGGCGCTTACCGGCGCCTATCTTGATCGCCTGCAGTCCGGCACCGTCGATCCGCTTGAAGAAAGCGCCATGCTTTCGATTCCACGCCGGCACTGGCTTCTTCTGAGGCATGCAATGCGCGGCTGGTAG
- a CDS encoding Mth938-like domain-containing protein: MAGGAEIRAAHFPGRAPIDAYGNGGFRFAEMSHRGSLLCLPSGIYGWEPADVESLELEDFGRAMAETSEIQILLVGTGAMLRPLPAGLREQLRGAGLSVETMSTGAAARTFNVLLAEERAVAAALIAVE; this comes from the coding sequence ATGGCGGGCGGAGCGGAGATACGCGCGGCCCATTTCCCAGGCCGCGCGCCGATAGATGCCTATGGCAATGGCGGCTTCCGCTTTGCCGAGATGTCCCACCGTGGCTCGCTGCTGTGTCTACCGTCCGGCATCTATGGCTGGGAACCTGCGGACGTCGAGTCGCTGGAGCTAGAGGATTTCGGCCGCGCAATGGCGGAAACGTCCGAAATCCAGATCCTTCTGGTGGGAACGGGCGCGATGCTGAGGCCGTTGCCAGCCGGGCTGCGCGAGCAACTGAGGGGAGCGGGGTTGTCGGTGGAAACCATGTCGACCGGAGCAGCCGCGCGTACCTTCAACGTGCTTCTGGCGGAAGAAAGGGCCGTCGCCGCCGCCCTGATCGCCGTCGAATAA